One genomic region from Heterodontus francisci isolate sHetFra1 chromosome 39, sHetFra1.hap1, whole genome shotgun sequence encodes:
- the LOC137352682 gene encoding carcinoembryonic antigen-related cell adhesion molecule 5-like codes for MWYLSKAFSWSKLMKQGSIHSIILLQSICALILDGPDLPNISTNPDLPLYITRRTVTFSCSVDSSPPTELEWYLNGTSLQQKEQQLIIDSITLNDSGNYTCQAFNNVTKRYSALTKQIAVIEPVITVTVSSNNSKPVENIDTILLTCHALGFVQSRIWYKDNHTIQDNDRILTSPDNVTLTILRVNRKDSGIYKCNASNDFSRDSGDTVLQINYGPENVIIAPPGPIWAEQGEPLEFNCSALSVPAGAYEWYNGTRLLKTGQIYNIDSISSNHAGNYTCQVNNIITQKSSNATVQVTVQAQTNGDNNISSGGKAGIAIAVLLSLGLISGLIAWLVRRKAGRMKGPTQEQNDTNINSTVNHIYATVIENSVRPDENTPGTQKERATQPLDENSTYTFSVVTLYFC; via the exons ATGTGGtatctgtcaaaagccttctcctggtccaagctgatgaagcAAGGGTCCATACATAG CATAATTTTATTGCAATCCATTTGTGCACTTATTTTAGATGGACCAGATCTCCCTAATATATCCACTAACCCTGATTTACCTCTTTACATTACTAGAAGAACTGTTACTTTTTCATGTTCTGTGGACTCAAGCCCACCCACTGAATTGGAATGGTATCTGAATGGTACCTCTCTTCAACAAAAAGAGCAACAACTTATCATTGATAGCATTACTTTAAATGACAGTGGAAATTATACCTGTCAGGCCTTTAACAATGTAACCAAAAGGTACAGTGCCTTAACTAAACAAATAGCTGTAATAG AACCAGTTATAACCGTCACTGTATCATCCAACAATTCAAAACCAGTGGAAAACATCGATACCATTTTACTAACTTGTCACGCCTTGGGCTTTGTACAATCACGGATATGGTATAAGGATAATCACACGATCCAGGATAATGACAGAATACTAACATCTCCGGACAATGTTACACTGACTATACTCCGTGTTAACAGAAAGGATTCAGGAATATACAAATGTAATGCAAGCAATGATTTTAGCAGAGATTCTGGAGATACTGTCCTGCAAATTAATT ATGGACCAGAGAATGTCATTATTGCACCCCCAGGGCCAATTTGGGCTGAACAGGGGGAACCTCTTGAATTTAATTGTTCTGCTCTATCAGTCCCAGCTGGTGCATATGAATGGTACAATGGGACTAGGCTGTTAAAGACAGGACAAATTTACAACATTGACTCAATAAGCTCGAATCATGCTGGGAATTATACTTGTCAGGTTAATAACATCATAACCCAAAAAAGCAGTAATGCTACTGTACAGGTAACTGTCCAAG CTCAAACCAATGGCGACAATAATATCAGCAGCGGCGGCAAAGCAGGGATAGCGATTGCTGTTCTTCTTAGTCTGGGTTTGATCAGCGGGTTAATTGCATGGTTGGTCAGAAGGAAAGCAGGCAG GATGAAAGGTCCAACACAGGAGCAAAATGATACGAACATTAATTCAACAGTAAACC ACATTTATGCTACAGTCATTGAGAATTCAGTAAGGCCCGATGAAAATACCCCAGGAACGCAAAAG GAGAGAGCTACACAACCACTTGATGAAAACTCTACGTACACG TTCTCTGTTGTCACGCTGTATTTCTGTTAA